In Esox lucius isolate fEsoLuc1 chromosome 6, fEsoLuc1.pri, whole genome shotgun sequence, the following proteins share a genomic window:
- the washc2c gene encoding WASH complex subunit 2 isoform X2 translates to MSGLPNAVANGHSQMNHTGKDSQVWERPWTLEEMRQTSANWSLAADSGLFLFLQDFSQRMLSKTHEIEKQLDGLIRDTKATDCCLHTVFNDFLMLSNTQFIENRVYDEEMEEPVPKTEALKRQPEQEKTREQKEAELIPKVQEAVNYGLRVLDSAFEQLDIKAGNSDSEDEEATDRVEPILEPKDLYVDRPLPYLIGSQLFMEQDDVGLGDLSSEEMSIDSVIDSEEGKEADQSDEDFDQEEGVAGSIKKKSSVLSDEEEEEEDEEGDSDIFGESDKDDDDDRKSTGPSSFADELAARIKGEPISKTEGDHTSLSSASKKKTKAKKEPRAERPPALEDEGEELFGPPKMEDEDFSPFGGKGGLFSGGRGLFDDDEGDLFSDAPQAPVAEEKTRDTTHTAESVQPAKKIPIGAVSIFPENSLFGLPGEPDSTKARENSSPAKPSKVQKPAPRKTSVGGGLFDDEEEDDFFTSKILKSNSAGQEKPKQAKTVDLFGGDDEDEDGDIFSKSSGAPPPLESRKKVEVKEEEKKAPQKKMPAGGVSVFGPGTKSLLTEAQKNRLSTSEESEKADENDPAHSVVKNPARPTEKPKTRSLFSDDEDSQIFPAIPKSQSKPEPTTQSKAPLSIFDDEEEEDLFTSAKKSKPGQAKAGPPQLQKSVSSSLFSDDEDQWMSPKPSSGKTEEHTGGMKSSTSAPSSLPSVKAATKGILFDEDDDDLFAATTESSQKKPQRVSLLFEDEVEDDEDKGSSLFGFKTSVSSSSSSADRKASAVSSPAPSLFYTDKPASRPVEEKPPGERVVNERSPEVQPLSSPLEVSESKKKPVGAVSLFGGINVLGDKLDSAKTKSPLDEPGGEDSPPSEGPRPMEKEAKSKNNTLSLFDDMEEEEGADWTSPISIPSKPAVKNTLKPAEVRPRTKSSTGVFQDEELLFSQTQQRDNDPDVDIFATADTSGSSRPSSVKSAAPTLFGDDEDEDDLFSSVKPKAAPKVSAKPSKPSRDELPPKPAVTAQVSESEKLAPSPVKSKEPSSRIGKLQSNLVINPAALLPGAVPRVGVGVPPGLSPSSTSPGSSDHSASLGPAGTQPPDDGGVSFDNPVQVSTLRSANKGRAKCSIQRRPQSRAARVMAAQSSVEQRDEDQPGPSPALPELTLPGPSLPNPAPTTALHSSLPDSRPSQPPPTSVSVRPSVLTLPVSNTPPSKDSSQASKERERPSPNDNDLFGSDGLFGPVPALDPKPTTGSAKSKTTTREGELTSKERELEKEATPSSLFDDPMGDLFQKVKPRSAKKAKAPTFLEDEEEDEEDIFGLGKSSTPTATAGVRDTKTESRTTPKQDIFKHEAGTTPKANEKHKEKSQDASLFDDNVDIFADLTTPSKPKEKKSKKMETKSIFDDDMDDLFSPSTEKHMTKQPPSKSRKSPPSQDSGAADDSGNIFDDPLNALGGN, encoded by the exons ATGAGCGGGTTGCCGAATGCTGTGGCGAATGGCCACAGCCAGATGAACCACACTGGAAAGGATAGCCAGGTGTGGGAGAGGCCATGGACCCTGGAAGAGATGAGACAGACCAGTGCCAACTGGTCCCTGGCAGCCGACTCTGGG cTCTTCCTGTTCCTGCAAGACTTCTCTCAGAGGATGCTGTCAAAGACTCATGAGATAGAGAAGCAGCTGGATGGACTGATCAGAGACACCAAGGCCACTGACTGCTGCCTGCACACTGTTTTCAACGACTTCCTCATGCTCTCCAACACACAGTTCATTGAAAAT AGAGTGTATGATGAGGAAATGGAGGAGCCGGTGCCGAAGACTGAGGCCTTGAAAAGACAGCCTGAACAG gaGAAAACCCGTGAGCAGAAGGAAGCTGAGCTGATCCCCAAGGTCCAGGAAGCAGTGAACTACGGTCTGAGAGTGCTAGACTCTGCCTTTGAACAACTGGACATAAAGGCGGGAAACTCAGACTCTGAGGACGAGGAGGCAACCGACAGAGTTGAGCCCATACTGGAGCCCAAG GACCTGTATGTGGACAGGCCTTTGCCATATCTGATTGGCTCCCAGCTCTTCATGGAGCAAGATGATGTAGGTCTGGGAGACCTCTCCAGTGAAG AAATGTCTATAGACAGTGTCATTGACAGTGAAGAGGGCAAAGAGGCTGAT CAGTCAGATGAAGACTTTGATCAGGAGGAAGGGGTGGCAGGCAGCATCAAAAAG AAGTCTTCAGTGTTaagtgatgaagaggaggaagaggaggatgaggagggagatTCAGACATATTCGGAGAATCTGACAAAGATGATGACGATGACAGGAAG AGCACAGGACCATCATCCTTTGCTGACGAGCTGGCGGCTAGAATCAAAGGGGAACCAATCAGTAAGACGGAGGGCGATCACACCT CCTTGTCATCTGCCTCTAAGAAGAAGACTAAGGCAAAGAAAGAACCTCGGGCTGAGAGGCCACCGG CCCTTGAGGATGAGGGCGAGGAGTTGTTCGGGCCGCCCAAAATGGAGGACGAGGACTTTTCTCCATTCGGGGGGAAAGGAGGTCTCTTCAGTGGAGGGAGAGGATTGTTTGATGATGATGAG GGGGATTTGTTCTCTGATGCACCACAAGCGCCTGTAGCAGAAGAGAAGACCAGGGACACCACTCACACTGCAG AGTCTGTCCAGCCGGCTAAGAAGATTCCTATAGGGGCAGTGTCAATATTCCCAG AGAACAGCCTGTTTGGCCTTCCCGGTGAGCCTGACTCCACGAAGGCCAGAGAGAACAGCAGTCCAGCCAAACCCAGCAAGGTCCAGAAACCAGCCCCTAGAAAGACTTCTGTAGGAGGAGGTCTTtttgatgatgaggaggaggatgacttCTTCACTTCTAAAATCCTGAAGTCCAACTCAG CTGGACAGGAAAAACCCAAGCAGGCCAAGACGGTGGATCTGTTCGGAGGAGACGATGAAGATGAGGATGGGGACATCTTCAGTAAGAGCTCCGGTGCACCGCCCCCACTAGAGAGCAGAAAGAAGGTGGAGGtgaaagaagaggagaaaaaggCTCCTCAGAAGAAG ATGCCAGCAGGAGGCGTCTCTGTGTTTGGTCCTGGTACTAAAAGCCTGCTGACTGAGGCACAAAAGAACCGTCTGTCAACCAGCGAAGAATCGGAAAAGGCAGATGAG AACGACCCTGCCCACAGCGTGGTGAAAAACCCTGCGAGGCCCACCGAGAAACCCAAGACCAGGAGTCTGTTCTCTGATGACGAGGACTCACAG ATATTTCCAGCCATCCCTAAGAGTCAGTCTAAGCCTGAACCCACAACCCAGAGCAAAGCTCCTTTGTCCATCTTTgatgacgaggaggaagag GATTTGTTTACATCTGCAAAGAAGTCTAAACCAGGCCAAGCTAAAGCTGGTCCTCCGCAACTCCAGAAAAGTGTCTCTAGCTCCCTCTTCAGTGATGATgag GACCAGTGGATGAGCCCCAAGCCTAGCTCTggtaagacagaggaacacACGGGTGGGATGAAGTCCAGTACTAGCGCCCCCTCCAGTCTGCCCAGTGTTAAAGCAGCCACTAAAGGCATTCTGTTTGATGAGGACGATGATGATCTCTTTGCTGCCACCACGGAGTCTAG TCAAAAGAAACCTCAGCGAGTGTCACTCCTGTTTGAAGATGAGGTTGAGGATGATGAAGATAAGGGCTCCTCCCTCTTTGGCTTCAAGACGTCCGTCAGCAGCAGCTCTTCTTCGGCTGACCGGAAA GCTTCGGCGGTGTCCTCCCCAGCCCCCTCACTGTTTTACACAGACAAACCTGCTTCTCGGCCAGTGGAGGAAAAACCTCCGGGAGAGAGGGTAGTGAATGAAAGGAGTCCTGAAGTGCAGCCTCTTTCCTCTCCACTAGAGGTCAGTGAGAGTAAGAAGAAGCCAGTAGGCGCAGTCAGTCTGTTTGGAGGGATCAACGTGCTTGGAGACAAACTGGATTCAGCCAAG ACTAAGAGCCCATTGGATGAGCCGGGTGGCGAGGACTCACCGCCCAGTGAGGGCCCACGCCCTATGGAGAAGGAGGCCAAATCGAAAAACAACACACTCAGCCTATTTGATGatatggaggaagaggagggtgcAGACTGGACTTCACCCATCTCCATACCCAGCAAACCAGCTGTCAAAAACACACTGAAG ccTGCAGAGGTGCGTCCTCGTACCAAGAGTAGTACCGGGGTGTTCCAGGATGAGGAGCTGCTATTCAGTCAGACTCAGCAGAGAGACAATGACCCTGACGTTGACATCTTCGCCACGGCTGACACGTCTGGG AGCTCGAGGCCCAGCTCAGTGAAGAGTGCAGCTCCAACACTGTTCGGTGATGATGAGGACGAAGATGACCTCTTCAGCTCTGTCAAGCCCAAAGCCGCTCCG AAAGTTTCAGCGAAGCCCAGTAAACCCAGTAGAGACGAGCTACCCCCAAAACCTGCTGTCACAGCGCAGGTCTCAGAGAGTGAG AAGCTGGCGCCAAGCCCTGTAAAATCTAAAGAGCCTTCATCGCGGATTGGAAAACTCCAA TCCAACCTGGTGATCAACCCTGCTGCCCTCCTGCCTGGAGCGGTGCCTCGGGTCGGGGTGGGTGTACCACCAGGCCTGAGCCCCAGCTCCACATCCCCCGGCTCCTCAGACCACAGTGCCAGCCTCGGTCCTGCAGGGACCCAGCCTCCCGACGATGGAGGGGTGAGCTTTGACAACCCAGTCCAAGTGTCAACGCTCCGGAGTGCCAATAAG GGTCGAGCCAAATGCTCCATCCAACGCAGGCCCCAGTCCAGGGCGGCCCGGGTGATGGCAGCTCAGAGCTCTGTGGAGCAGAGAGACGAGGACCAGCCAGGACCCAGCCCAGCACTACCTGAGCTAACCCTGCCCGGGCCTAGTCTACCCAATCCAGCGCCAACCACAGCCTTGCACTCGTCCTTACCGGACTCCCGTCCCTCCCAACCTCCGCCCACCTCTGTCTCCGTCAGACCGTCAGTGCTGACTCTACCAGTTTCAAACACCCCTCCGTCAAAAGATTCCTCTCAGGCTAGCAAGGAGAGGGAGCGGCCTTCTCCCAATGACAATGATTTGTTTGGGTCGGATGGTCTCTTTGGGCCCGTGCCTGCCCTAGACCCCAAACCTACCACCGGATCCGCCAAGTCCAAAACGACGACTAGAGAGGGCGAATTGACATCAAAGGAGAGGGAGTTGGAAAAAGAGGCGACCCCTTCATCCCTCTTTGATGACCCCATGGGTGACTTGTTCCAGAAGGTGAAGCCGAGGTCTGCTAAGAAGGCCAAGGCCCCAACCTTCctggaagatgaggaggaggatgaagaggataTTTTTGGACTGGGAAAGAGCTCCACTCCAACTGCTACTGCTGGAGTTAGAGACACTAAGACTGAGAGCAGAACTACCCCTAAGCAGGACATCTTTAAG CATGAAGCAGGGACTACACCCAAAGCCAACGAAAAGCACAAAGAGAAATCCCAGGATGCCAGCCTGTTTGACGACAACGTTGACATCTTTGCTGATCTAACGACCCCTTCGAAACCTAAGGAGAAGAAGTCCAAGAAGATGGAGACCAAGTCAATATTTGATGATGATATGG ATGACCTCTTCTCCCCCAGCACTGAGAAGCACATGACCAAGCAGCCCCCCTCCAAGTCCAGGAAGAGCCCTCCCTCCCAGGACTCCGGGGCAGCAGACGACTCGGGCAACATATTTGATGACCCTCTCAATGCTCTCGGCGGGAATTGA
- the washc2c gene encoding WASH complex subunit 2 isoform X4 codes for MSGLPNAVANGHSQMNHTGKDSQVWERPWTLEEMRQTSANWSLAADSGLFLFLQDFSQRMLSKTHEIEKQLDGLIRDTKATDCCLHTVFNDFLMLSNTQFIENRVYDEEMEEPVPKTEALKRQPEQEKTREQKEAELIPKVQEAVNYGLRVLDSAFEQLDIKAGNSDSEDEEATDRVEPILEPKDLYVDRPLPYLIGSQLFMEQDDVGLGDLSSEEMSIDSVIDSEEGKEADQSDEDFDQEEGVAGSIKKKSSVLSDEEEEEEDEEGDSDIFGESDKDDDDDRKFLCHIQSTGPSSFADELAARIKGEPISKTEGDHTSLEDEGEELFGPPKMEDEDFSPFGGKGGLFSGGRGLFDDDEGDLFSDAPQAPVAEEKTRDTTHTAESVQPAKKIPIGAVSIFPENSLFGLPGEPDSTKARENSSPAKPSKVQKPAPRKTSVGGGLFDDEEEDDFFTSKILKSNSAGQEKPKQAKTVDLFGGDDEDEDGDIFSKSSGAPPPLESRKKVEVKEEEKKAPQKKMPAGGVSVFGPGTKSLLTEAQKNRLSTSEESEKADENDPAHSVVKNPARPTEKPKTRSLFSDDEDSQIFPAIPKSQSKPEPTTQSKAPLSIFDDEEEEDLFTSAKKSKPGQAKAGPPQLQKSVSSSLFSDDEDQWMSPKPSSGKTEEHTGGMKSSTSAPSSLPSVKAATKGILFDEDDDDLFAATTESSQKKPQRVSLLFEDEVEDDEDKGSSLFGFKTSVSSSSSSADRKASAVSSPAPSLFYTDKPASRPVEEKPPGERVVNERSPEVQPLSSPLEVSESKKKPVGAVSLFGGINVLGDKLDSAKTKSPLDEPGGEDSPPSEGPRPMEKEAKSKNNTLSLFDDMEEEEGADWTSPISIPSKPAVKNTLKPAEVRPRTKSSTGVFQDEELLFSQTQQRDNDPDVDIFATADTSGSSRPSSVKSAAPTLFGDDEDEDDLFSSVKPKAAPKVSAKPSKPSRDELPPKPAVTAQVSESEKLAPSPVKSKEPSSRIGKLQSNLVINPAALLPGAVPRVGVGVPPGLSPSSTSPGSSDHSASLGPAGTQPPDDGGVSFDNPVQVSTLRSANKGRAKCSIQRRPQSRAARVMAAQSSVEQRDEDQPGPSPALPELTLPGPSLPNPAPTTALHSSLPDSRPSQPPPTSVSVRPSVLTLPVSNTPPSKDSSQASKERERPSPNDNDLFGSDGLFGPVPALDPKPTTGSAKSKTTTREGELTSKERELEKEATPSSLFDDPMGDLFQKVKPRSAKKAKAPTFLEDEEEDEEDIFGLGKSSTPTATAGVRDTKTESRTTPKQDIFKHEAGTTPKANEKHKEKSQDASLFDDNVDIFADLTTPSKPKEKKSKKMETKSIFDDDMDDLFSPSTEKHMTKQPPSKSRKSPPSQDSGAADDSGNIFDDPLNALGGN; via the exons ATGAGCGGGTTGCCGAATGCTGTGGCGAATGGCCACAGCCAGATGAACCACACTGGAAAGGATAGCCAGGTGTGGGAGAGGCCATGGACCCTGGAAGAGATGAGACAGACCAGTGCCAACTGGTCCCTGGCAGCCGACTCTGGG cTCTTCCTGTTCCTGCAAGACTTCTCTCAGAGGATGCTGTCAAAGACTCATGAGATAGAGAAGCAGCTGGATGGACTGATCAGAGACACCAAGGCCACTGACTGCTGCCTGCACACTGTTTTCAACGACTTCCTCATGCTCTCCAACACACAGTTCATTGAAAAT AGAGTGTATGATGAGGAAATGGAGGAGCCGGTGCCGAAGACTGAGGCCTTGAAAAGACAGCCTGAACAG gaGAAAACCCGTGAGCAGAAGGAAGCTGAGCTGATCCCCAAGGTCCAGGAAGCAGTGAACTACGGTCTGAGAGTGCTAGACTCTGCCTTTGAACAACTGGACATAAAGGCGGGAAACTCAGACTCTGAGGACGAGGAGGCAACCGACAGAGTTGAGCCCATACTGGAGCCCAAG GACCTGTATGTGGACAGGCCTTTGCCATATCTGATTGGCTCCCAGCTCTTCATGGAGCAAGATGATGTAGGTCTGGGAGACCTCTCCAGTGAAG AAATGTCTATAGACAGTGTCATTGACAGTGAAGAGGGCAAAGAGGCTGAT CAGTCAGATGAAGACTTTGATCAGGAGGAAGGGGTGGCAGGCAGCATCAAAAAG AAGTCTTCAGTGTTaagtgatgaagaggaggaagaggaggatgaggagggagatTCAGACATATTCGGAGAATCTGACAAAGATGATGACGATGACAGGAAG TTTTTGTGTCACATTCAGAGCACAGGACCATCATCCTTTGCTGACGAGCTGGCGGCTAGAATCAAAGGGGAACCAATCAGTAAGACGGAGGGCGATCACACCT CCCTTGAGGATGAGGGCGAGGAGTTGTTCGGGCCGCCCAAAATGGAGGACGAGGACTTTTCTCCATTCGGGGGGAAAGGAGGTCTCTTCAGTGGAGGGAGAGGATTGTTTGATGATGATGAG GGGGATTTGTTCTCTGATGCACCACAAGCGCCTGTAGCAGAAGAGAAGACCAGGGACACCACTCACACTGCAG AGTCTGTCCAGCCGGCTAAGAAGATTCCTATAGGGGCAGTGTCAATATTCCCAG AGAACAGCCTGTTTGGCCTTCCCGGTGAGCCTGACTCCACGAAGGCCAGAGAGAACAGCAGTCCAGCCAAACCCAGCAAGGTCCAGAAACCAGCCCCTAGAAAGACTTCTGTAGGAGGAGGTCTTtttgatgatgaggaggaggatgacttCTTCACTTCTAAAATCCTGAAGTCCAACTCAG CTGGACAGGAAAAACCCAAGCAGGCCAAGACGGTGGATCTGTTCGGAGGAGACGATGAAGATGAGGATGGGGACATCTTCAGTAAGAGCTCCGGTGCACCGCCCCCACTAGAGAGCAGAAAGAAGGTGGAGGtgaaagaagaggagaaaaaggCTCCTCAGAAGAAG ATGCCAGCAGGAGGCGTCTCTGTGTTTGGTCCTGGTACTAAAAGCCTGCTGACTGAGGCACAAAAGAACCGTCTGTCAACCAGCGAAGAATCGGAAAAGGCAGATGAG AACGACCCTGCCCACAGCGTGGTGAAAAACCCTGCGAGGCCCACCGAGAAACCCAAGACCAGGAGTCTGTTCTCTGATGACGAGGACTCACAG ATATTTCCAGCCATCCCTAAGAGTCAGTCTAAGCCTGAACCCACAACCCAGAGCAAAGCTCCTTTGTCCATCTTTgatgacgaggaggaagag GATTTGTTTACATCTGCAAAGAAGTCTAAACCAGGCCAAGCTAAAGCTGGTCCTCCGCAACTCCAGAAAAGTGTCTCTAGCTCCCTCTTCAGTGATGATgag GACCAGTGGATGAGCCCCAAGCCTAGCTCTggtaagacagaggaacacACGGGTGGGATGAAGTCCAGTACTAGCGCCCCCTCCAGTCTGCCCAGTGTTAAAGCAGCCACTAAAGGCATTCTGTTTGATGAGGACGATGATGATCTCTTTGCTGCCACCACGGAGTCTAG TCAAAAGAAACCTCAGCGAGTGTCACTCCTGTTTGAAGATGAGGTTGAGGATGATGAAGATAAGGGCTCCTCCCTCTTTGGCTTCAAGACGTCCGTCAGCAGCAGCTCTTCTTCGGCTGACCGGAAA GCTTCGGCGGTGTCCTCCCCAGCCCCCTCACTGTTTTACACAGACAAACCTGCTTCTCGGCCAGTGGAGGAAAAACCTCCGGGAGAGAGGGTAGTGAATGAAAGGAGTCCTGAAGTGCAGCCTCTTTCCTCTCCACTAGAGGTCAGTGAGAGTAAGAAGAAGCCAGTAGGCGCAGTCAGTCTGTTTGGAGGGATCAACGTGCTTGGAGACAAACTGGATTCAGCCAAG ACTAAGAGCCCATTGGATGAGCCGGGTGGCGAGGACTCACCGCCCAGTGAGGGCCCACGCCCTATGGAGAAGGAGGCCAAATCGAAAAACAACACACTCAGCCTATTTGATGatatggaggaagaggagggtgcAGACTGGACTTCACCCATCTCCATACCCAGCAAACCAGCTGTCAAAAACACACTGAAG ccTGCAGAGGTGCGTCCTCGTACCAAGAGTAGTACCGGGGTGTTCCAGGATGAGGAGCTGCTATTCAGTCAGACTCAGCAGAGAGACAATGACCCTGACGTTGACATCTTCGCCACGGCTGACACGTCTGGG AGCTCGAGGCCCAGCTCAGTGAAGAGTGCAGCTCCAACACTGTTCGGTGATGATGAGGACGAAGATGACCTCTTCAGCTCTGTCAAGCCCAAAGCCGCTCCG AAAGTTTCAGCGAAGCCCAGTAAACCCAGTAGAGACGAGCTACCCCCAAAACCTGCTGTCACAGCGCAGGTCTCAGAGAGTGAG AAGCTGGCGCCAAGCCCTGTAAAATCTAAAGAGCCTTCATCGCGGATTGGAAAACTCCAA TCCAACCTGGTGATCAACCCTGCTGCCCTCCTGCCTGGAGCGGTGCCTCGGGTCGGGGTGGGTGTACCACCAGGCCTGAGCCCCAGCTCCACATCCCCCGGCTCCTCAGACCACAGTGCCAGCCTCGGTCCTGCAGGGACCCAGCCTCCCGACGATGGAGGGGTGAGCTTTGACAACCCAGTCCAAGTGTCAACGCTCCGGAGTGCCAATAAG GGTCGAGCCAAATGCTCCATCCAACGCAGGCCCCAGTCCAGGGCGGCCCGGGTGATGGCAGCTCAGAGCTCTGTGGAGCAGAGAGACGAGGACCAGCCAGGACCCAGCCCAGCACTACCTGAGCTAACCCTGCCCGGGCCTAGTCTACCCAATCCAGCGCCAACCACAGCCTTGCACTCGTCCTTACCGGACTCCCGTCCCTCCCAACCTCCGCCCACCTCTGTCTCCGTCAGACCGTCAGTGCTGACTCTACCAGTTTCAAACACCCCTCCGTCAAAAGATTCCTCTCAGGCTAGCAAGGAGAGGGAGCGGCCTTCTCCCAATGACAATGATTTGTTTGGGTCGGATGGTCTCTTTGGGCCCGTGCCTGCCCTAGACCCCAAACCTACCACCGGATCCGCCAAGTCCAAAACGACGACTAGAGAGGGCGAATTGACATCAAAGGAGAGGGAGTTGGAAAAAGAGGCGACCCCTTCATCCCTCTTTGATGACCCCATGGGTGACTTGTTCCAGAAGGTGAAGCCGAGGTCTGCTAAGAAGGCCAAGGCCCCAACCTTCctggaagatgaggaggaggatgaagaggataTTTTTGGACTGGGAAAGAGCTCCACTCCAACTGCTACTGCTGGAGTTAGAGACACTAAGACTGAGAGCAGAACTACCCCTAAGCAGGACATCTTTAAG CATGAAGCAGGGACTACACCCAAAGCCAACGAAAAGCACAAAGAGAAATCCCAGGATGCCAGCCTGTTTGACGACAACGTTGACATCTTTGCTGATCTAACGACCCCTTCGAAACCTAAGGAGAAGAAGTCCAAGAAGATGGAGACCAAGTCAATATTTGATGATGATATGG ATGACCTCTTCTCCCCCAGCACTGAGAAGCACATGACCAAGCAGCCCCCCTCCAAGTCCAGGAAGAGCCCTCCCTCCCAGGACTCCGGGGCAGCAGACGACTCGGGCAACATATTTGATGACCCTCTCAATGCTCTCGGCGGGAATTGA